One stretch of Streptomyces peucetius DNA includes these proteins:
- a CDS encoding methyltransferase domain-containing protein → MGQVVDRFAEPAAEARRSMVREIVAGGGLTDPAWRAAFEEVPRHLFVPYYFTVRAGAYERLWCEDPDPGRRARWLRGAYSDEPLATRLRDGDLVSSSSQPSLMALMLDALEVTGGDRVLEIGAGTGYNAALLAHRLGDEAVTTVDLDPDITESARVHLAAAGHHPAVVTGDGARGCLERAPFDCVIATCTLTSVPSAWPAQCDDGARIVAPLSTGIIVLRVGHGAGGRVAEGRFLRTSAYFVPLRGAAPPEQARTGGLPRRAIENDLFRFLLSLTAGSLDPREALALWEREHRPERDRFGVTVSGEHQWAWLDDPEGPYVWPLGSSGG, encoded by the coding sequence ATGGGCCAGGTCGTGGATCGCTTCGCCGAGCCGGCCGCCGAGGCGCGGCGGTCGATGGTGCGCGAGATCGTGGCCGGGGGAGGGCTGACCGATCCGGCCTGGCGGGCGGCGTTCGAGGAGGTGCCGCGGCATCTGTTCGTGCCGTACTACTTCACCGTCCGGGCCGGCGCGTACGAGCGCCTGTGGTGCGAGGACCCCGACCCCGGGCGCCGTGCCCGCTGGCTGCGCGGTGCGTACTCGGACGAGCCGCTGGCCACACGGCTGCGCGACGGCGATCTCGTCTCCTCCAGCAGTCAGCCCTCCCTCATGGCCCTGATGCTGGACGCGCTCGAGGTCACCGGCGGGGACCGTGTCCTCGAGATCGGCGCGGGCACCGGCTACAACGCGGCGCTGCTGGCGCACCGGCTCGGCGACGAGGCCGTCACCACCGTCGATCTGGACCCCGACATCACCGAGTCCGCCCGTGTGCACCTGGCGGCCGCCGGCCACCACCCCGCCGTGGTCACCGGCGACGGGGCGCGCGGCTGCCTGGAGCGCGCCCCCTTCGACTGCGTCATCGCGACGTGCACCCTGACGTCGGTGCCGTCCGCGTGGCCCGCCCAGTGCGACGACGGCGCGCGGATCGTCGCGCCCCTGTCCACCGGGATCATCGTCCTGCGGGTCGGCCACGGCGCGGGCGGCCGCGTCGCCGAGGGACGCTTCCTGCGGACGTCGGCGTACTTCGTGCCGCTGCGCGGCGCGGCTCCGCCCGAGCAGGCGAGGACCGGGGGCCTGCCCCGGCGCGCGATCGAGAACGACCTCTTCCGCTTCCTTCTGAGCCTGACCGCGGGCTCACTCGACCCGCGCGAGGCGCTCGCCCTGTGGGAGCGGGAACACCGCCCCGAGCGCGACCGCTTCGGGGTCACGGTGAGCGGTGAACACCAGTGGGCATGGCTGGACGATCCCGAGGGGCCCTACGTCTGGCCCCTCGGGTCGTCCGGCGGCTGA
- a CDS encoding PP2C family serine/threonine-protein phosphatase yields the protein MAQQHQPAAGSTCPGCDEPLEPGDRFCGACGYDLSAVPAAALDRPTVAIGTPVEWPTATGTDTMGTPTPTQRAADVPGTDSDGEDLLPPTGPLAGTASAGHAGHERPRPGGSDAEPIPAQGQAPGPVGHGGHERADESMTAGDGAAAPDSPGGGHPPASAVRFDTLPSGDFELAAPAPAPTAAPAPAPAPASAPADPRTAAATGPAAAPTAAKLCVACRAGRVDTDGYCENCGHAQPRERDHMEEELGPVAAVSDRGLRHHRNEDAFAVSSTALPDGSPAVVAVVCDGVSSATRPDEASAAAASAANELLLEVLPRGTHPQQAMHEAIVAASEAVNALAEEPEHGPGDEPHRHQNAPACTIVGAVAAGGLLIVGWVGDSRAYWVPDDRSGPPARLTEDDSWAAQMVAAGLMNEAEAYADERAHAITGWLGADAYELEPHTAAFKPDRSGVVVVCTDGLWNYAEAAEEMARAIPADASERPLHSAQMLVGHALDGGGHDNVTVAVLPFAVAPQGAGSAYDMA from the coding sequence ATGGCGCAACAGCACCAGCCGGCTGCCGGATCGACCTGCCCCGGCTGCGACGAACCTCTGGAGCCCGGTGACCGGTTCTGCGGGGCGTGCGGGTACGACCTGTCGGCCGTGCCCGCCGCGGCGCTGGACCGCCCCACCGTGGCCATCGGCACCCCGGTCGAATGGCCGACGGCCACCGGCACCGACACGATGGGCACCCCCACCCCGACGCAGCGCGCCGCCGACGTGCCCGGCACGGATTCCGACGGCGAAGACCTGCTCCCGCCCACCGGGCCACTCGCCGGGACGGCCTCCGCCGGTCACGCCGGTCACGAGCGCCCCCGCCCCGGCGGAAGCGACGCCGAACCGATCCCGGCGCAGGGACAGGCCCCGGGCCCGGTGGGCCACGGCGGCCATGAGCGTGCCGACGAGAGCATGACCGCGGGCGACGGCGCGGCCGCTCCCGACAGCCCCGGCGGGGGCCACCCGCCCGCCTCGGCCGTACGGTTCGACACCCTGCCCTCCGGTGACTTCGAGCTCGCCGCTCCCGCGCCCGCCCCCACCGCCGCTCCCGCTCCTGCCCCGGCCCCCGCCTCGGCTCCCGCCGACCCGCGTACGGCGGCTGCCACCGGGCCCGCCGCCGCGCCGACCGCGGCCAAGCTCTGCGTGGCCTGCCGGGCCGGCCGGGTCGACACCGACGGCTACTGCGAGAACTGCGGCCACGCCCAGCCCCGTGAACGCGACCACATGGAGGAGGAGCTCGGTCCGGTCGCCGCGGTCAGCGACCGGGGCCTGCGCCACCACCGCAACGAGGACGCGTTCGCCGTCTCGTCCACCGCCCTGCCGGACGGCTCACCCGCCGTTGTCGCCGTGGTCTGCGACGGAGTGTCGTCGGCGACCCGCCCCGACGAGGCGTCGGCCGCCGCGGCGAGCGCCGCCAACGAGCTGCTGCTGGAGGTGCTGCCCCGCGGCACGCACCCGCAGCAGGCCATGCACGAGGCGATCGTCGCCGCCTCCGAGGCGGTCAACGCCCTGGCGGAGGAGCCGGAACACGGCCCCGGCGACGAACCCCACCGGCACCAGAACGCGCCCGCCTGCACGATCGTCGGTGCGGTGGCGGCCGGCGGGCTGCTGATCGTCGGCTGGGTCGGCGACAGCCGCGCCTACTGGGTCCCCGACGACCGTTCCGGCCCGCCGGCGCGGCTGACCGAGGACGACTCGTGGGCGGCGCAGATGGTCGCGGCCGGCCTGATGAACGAGGCCGAGGCGTACGCGGACGAGCGGGCCCACGCGATCACGGGCTGGCTCGGTGCCGACGCGTACGAACTGGAACCGCACACCGCCGCGTTCAAGCCGGACCGCTCCGGCGTGGTCGTGGTCTGCACGGACGGGCTGTGGAACTACGCGGAGGCGGCGGAGGAGATGGCTCGGGCCATCCCGGCGGACGCGTCCGAACGGCCCTTGCACAGCGCGCAGATGCTGGTCGGTCACGCCCTCGACGGTGGCGGCCACGACAACGTGACAGTGGCGGTGCTGCCGTTCGCCGTGGCGCCGCAAGGGGCAGGATCGGCCTACGACATGGCCTGA
- a CDS encoding globin has translation MNEIPRGTLQEQTFYEQVGGEETFRRLVHRFYEGVAEDPLLRPMYPEEDLGPAEERLVLFLMQYWGGPRTYSDRRGHPRLRMRHGPFTVDRAAHDAWLRHMRTALDELGLAEEHERQLWDYLTYAAASMVNTPD, from the coding sequence GTGAATGAGATTCCGCGCGGGACGCTTCAGGAGCAGACCTTCTACGAGCAGGTCGGCGGCGAGGAGACCTTCCGGCGCCTCGTCCACCGCTTCTACGAGGGCGTCGCGGAGGACCCGCTGCTGCGGCCGATGTACCCGGAGGAGGACCTGGGCCCGGCCGAGGAGCGGCTCGTGCTCTTCCTGATGCAGTACTGGGGCGGTCCGCGCACCTACAGCGACCGCCGTGGGCACCCCCGGCTCCGGATGCGCCACGGTCCCTTCACCGTCGACCGTGCCGCCCACGACGCCTGGCTGCGGCACATGCGCACGGCACTGGACGAGCTGGGTCTCGCCGAGGAGCACGAGCGGCAGCTGTGGGACTACCTCACGTATGCCGCCGCCTCGATGGTGAACACACCGGACTGA
- a CDS encoding vWA domain-containing protein, whose amino-acid sequence MAVFSKSQVPQFSVEVYQNEYLPEGGREVNAIVTVTSTGGGTTGGVPLREAPAPHATAPDRGPSAGVVIMVDCSGSMDYPPTKLRNAREATAAAVDTLRDGVAFAVVAGTHKALEVYPGGGRLAVADPATRAGAKEALRSLTAGGGTAIGTWLRLADRLLSSADLAIRHGILLTDGRNEHESPEELRAALDACAGRFTCDARGVGTDWEVKEVTGIASALLGTADIVADPGGLSADFTRMMENAMGKEVADVSLRLWTPVGVDIAFVKQVAPTVEDLTGRRTEAGPRAGDYPTGSWGDESRDYHICVHVPQAGIGQEMLAARVSLIVPAADGGAPEVLSQGLVRAVWTNDAAASTSINPQVAHYTGQAELARMIQQGLEARKSGDLGGATAKLGRAVQLAARSGNEDTAKLLSKVVDVVDAATGTVRLKAKVADADKMTLETRSTKTVRVKK is encoded by the coding sequence ATGGCCGTTTTCTCCAAGTCCCAGGTACCGCAGTTTTCGGTCGAGGTGTACCAGAACGAATACCTCCCGGAGGGCGGCCGCGAGGTCAACGCGATCGTCACGGTCACCTCGACCGGCGGCGGCACGACCGGCGGGGTGCCGCTGCGGGAAGCGCCGGCGCCGCACGCCACCGCGCCGGACCGGGGACCGTCCGCCGGCGTGGTGATCATGGTCGACTGCTCCGGCTCGATGGACTACCCGCCGACGAAGCTGCGCAACGCCCGGGAGGCGACAGCCGCGGCGGTCGACACCCTGCGGGACGGGGTCGCCTTCGCCGTGGTCGCCGGCACGCACAAGGCGCTCGAGGTGTACCCGGGCGGCGGCCGGCTCGCCGTCGCGGACCCCGCCACCCGTGCCGGCGCCAAGGAAGCGCTGCGGTCGCTCACGGCCGGCGGCGGCACCGCGATCGGCACCTGGCTGCGCCTGGCCGACCGGCTGCTGTCCTCCGCCGACCTGGCGATCCGGCACGGCATCCTGCTCACCGACGGGCGCAACGAGCACGAGTCGCCCGAGGAACTGCGGGCCGCCCTCGACGCGTGCGCGGGCCGTTTCACCTGTGACGCGCGCGGGGTCGGCACCGACTGGGAGGTGAAAGAAGTCACAGGCATCGCCTCGGCGCTCCTCGGCACGGCCGACATCGTCGCCGATCCGGGCGGCCTCTCCGCCGACTTCACGCGGATGATGGAGAACGCGATGGGCAAGGAGGTCGCGGATGTCTCGCTGCGGCTGTGGACACCGGTCGGTGTGGACATCGCCTTCGTCAAGCAGGTGGCGCCGACCGTCGAGGACCTGACTGGGCGGCGCACGGAGGCCGGCCCGCGCGCCGGCGACTATCCGACCGGCTCCTGGGGCGACGAGTCCCGGGACTACCACATATGTGTGCACGTGCCGCAGGCCGGAATCGGTCAGGAGATGCTGGCGGCGAGGGTCTCGCTGATCGTCCCCGCCGCTGACGGCGGCGCTCCCGAGGTCCTGTCGCAGGGGCTCGTACGGGCGGTGTGGACGAACGACGCGGCCGCCTCGACCTCGATCAATCCGCAGGTGGCGCACTACACGGGCCAGGCGGAGCTGGCCCGGATGATCCAGCAGGGTCTCGAGGCCCGGAAGTCCGGTGATCTCGGCGGGGCGACCGCGAAACTGGGCCGCGCGGTGCAGCTGGCGGCGCGTTCCGGAAACGAGGACACTGCGAAACTGCTTTCGAAGGTGGTGGACGTCGTCGATGCGGCGACGGGTACTGTGCGACTGAAGGCGAAGGTCGCGGACGCGGACAAGATGACTCTCGAAACGCGCTCCACCAAGACCGTTCGCGTCAAGAAATAA
- a CDS encoding serine/threonine-protein kinase — protein MSENRNCQRPGCEGSYEDMGGGELYCGICGLAPVVSPTGMVSSPPTGIAGGGGRDSSSARSSSGSSRASARSSSSRRSVSGRLSRSLTGSSTSARSVSVRSSGSSTGSSARNRLGAGLVTVPDVPRPDPRSAVMANPEVPERKRFCSRSDCGAPVGRARGDRPGRTEGFCTKCGHPYSFVPKLNGGDIVHGQYEVVGCLAHGGLGWVYLAVDRAVSDRWVVLKGLLDTGDQDAMAAAISERRFLAEIEHSNIVRIYNFVEHLDQRTGSLDGYIVMEYVGGKSLKEIANERRGPDGRRDPLPVEQACAYGIEALEALGHLHSRNLLYCDFKVDNAIQQQDQLKLIDMGAVRRMDDDESAIYGTVGYQAPEVAETGPSVASDLYTVARTLAVLTFDFQGYTNVFVDCLPDPENIEVLRTYESFYRFLVRATDPDPGRRFASAQEMAEQLTGVLREVVAMHTGRPRPAVSTLFGPELRVTDTELFAEQAGEVSRLGTRASAASGRRSSRGASAAAPGTSPAAAPYASVPAPRSSPAPTPSAPVAPSAPVAPPASSALSALVMPSAPVAPPAVPAPAPYLAVLDTRAGALALPLPRVDPNDPNAGFLAGLMAAAPAELISALHTAAASSPEIRLSELRARLETGDLLAATTALATMETQQPDDWRVVWYRGVTSLVTGDHAAAALSFDAVYDAFPGEPVPKLALGLCAEVLGQLDNAADYYRLVWTTDPSHVSAAFGLARVQLAAGDRTGAVRTLESVPESSIHYTAARVAAVRARLRRRAADEPLLEDLTAAAAQVAALQELGLDAVRREQLSTEVLGTALDWVLSGSPGSGPSVPPAPSTLLGSALDERGLRFGLERSFRVLARLAQRGEERIELVERANRYRPRTWV, from the coding sequence ATGAGCGAGAACAGAAACTGCCAGCGCCCCGGTTGTGAGGGCTCGTACGAGGACATGGGCGGCGGCGAGCTGTACTGCGGCATCTGCGGCCTCGCCCCGGTGGTGTCGCCCACCGGCATGGTCTCCTCACCGCCCACCGGCATCGCCGGCGGCGGCGGCCGGGACTCCTCGTCCGCACGCAGCAGTTCAGGCTCCTCCCGGGCCTCCGCACGTTCGTCGTCGTCGCGCCGGTCGGTGTCGGGGCGGTTGTCGCGGTCGCTGACCGGCAGCAGCACGTCCGCGCGGTCGGTCTCGGTCCGCAGCTCCGGCTCGTCGACGGGGTCGTCGGCGCGCAACCGGCTGGGCGCCGGGCTGGTGACCGTGCCGGACGTCCCGCGGCCCGACCCGCGCTCCGCCGTCATGGCAAACCCGGAGGTCCCCGAGCGCAAGCGGTTCTGCTCGCGCTCGGACTGCGGGGCTCCCGTGGGGCGGGCGCGCGGCGACCGGCCCGGACGCACGGAGGGTTTCTGCACCAAGTGCGGCCACCCCTACTCGTTCGTGCCGAAGCTGAACGGCGGCGACATCGTCCACGGCCAGTACGAGGTGGTGGGCTGTCTGGCCCACGGCGGTCTGGGCTGGGTGTACCTGGCCGTGGACCGGGCGGTCTCCGACCGGTGGGTGGTGCTCAAGGGCCTGCTGGACACGGGCGACCAGGACGCGATGGCGGCCGCGATCTCCGAGCGGCGGTTCCTCGCCGAGATCGAGCACTCCAACATCGTCCGGATCTACAACTTCGTCGAGCATCTCGACCAGCGCACCGGCTCCCTCGACGGGTACATCGTCATGGAGTACGTGGGCGGCAAGTCGCTCAAGGAGATCGCCAACGAGCGGCGCGGCCCGGACGGGCGCCGCGACCCGCTCCCCGTCGAGCAGGCCTGCGCGTACGGCATCGAGGCACTGGAGGCGCTCGGGCATCTGCACAGCAGAAACCTGCTGTACTGCGACTTCAAGGTCGACAACGCCATCCAGCAGCAGGACCAGCTCAAGCTGATCGACATGGGTGCGGTCCGCAGGATGGACGACGACGAGTCCGCCATCTACGGCACGGTCGGCTATCAGGCACCGGAGGTCGCCGAGACCGGTCCCTCCGTGGCCTCCGACCTCTACACGGTGGCGCGGACCCTCGCCGTGCTGACGTTCGACTTCCAGGGCTACACGAACGTGTTCGTGGACTGCCTGCCGGACCCCGAGAACATCGAGGTGCTGCGGACGTACGAGTCGTTCTACCGGTTCCTGGTGCGGGCCACCGACCCCGACCCGGGACGGCGGTTCGCCTCCGCGCAGGAGATGGCGGAGCAGCTGACGGGCGTGCTCAGGGAAGTCGTCGCCATGCATACGGGCCGCCCGCGCCCGGCCGTGTCGACGCTGTTCGGACCGGAGCTGCGAGTGACGGACACCGAGCTGTTCGCCGAGCAGGCGGGAGAGGTCTCCCGGCTCGGTACGCGGGCGAGCGCGGCGAGTGGCAGGCGCTCCTCCCGGGGTGCGTCCGCCGCCGCTCCGGGGACATCGCCGGCCGCCGCGCCGTACGCGTCGGTTCCCGCGCCCCGTTCGTCCCCGGCCCCCACACCGTCCGCGCCTGTCGCACCGTCCGCGCCGGTCGCACCGCCCGCCTCGTCCGCGCTGTCCGCGCTCGTCATGCCGTCCGCGCCCGTCGCGCCGCCGGCGGTCCCCGCGCCCGCCCCGTACCTCGCCGTGCTCGACACGCGGGCGGGCGCGCTGGCGCTGCCCCTCCCCCGCGTCGACCCGAACGACCCGAACGCGGGCTTTCTGGCCGGGCTGATGGCCGCGGCACCCGCCGAACTGATCAGCGCACTCCACACGGCGGCCGCGAGCTCCCCGGAGATCCGGCTGAGCGAACTGCGCGCCCGTCTGGAGACCGGCGACCTGCTGGCCGCGACGACCGCGCTGGCCACCATGGAGACACAGCAGCCCGACGACTGGCGGGTGGTCTGGTACCGGGGCGTCACCTCTCTGGTGACCGGCGACCACGCGGCGGCGGCCCTGTCCTTCGACGCGGTCTACGACGCGTTTCCCGGCGAGCCCGTGCCCAAGCTGGCCCTGGGCCTGTGCGCGGAGGTGCTCGGCCAGCTGGACAACGCGGCGGACTACTACCGCCTGGTGTGGACGACCGACCCGAGCCATGTGAGCGCGGCGTTCGGTCTCGCCCGGGTCCAGCTCGCGGCGGGCGACCGCACCGGAGCCGTACGGACTTTGGAGTCGGTGCCGGAGTCCTCGATCCATTACACGGCCGCACGGGTGGCCGCCGTGAGGGCGAGACTGCGGCGACGCGCCGCGGACGAGCCGCTGCTGGAGGACCTGACGGCGGCTGCCGCGCAGGTGGCCGCCCTGCAGGAGCTCGGTCTCGACGCGGTGCGGCGTGAGCAGTTGTCCACAGAGGTACTCGGCACCGCGCTGGACTGGGTACTCTCCGGAAGTCCCGGAAGCGGGCCGTCCGTTCCGCCCGCCCCGAGCACACTGCTCGGGAGCGCGCTGGACGAACGCGGTCTGCGCTTCGGGCTGGAACGCTCCTTCCGGGTGCTCGCCCGGCTCGCCCAGCGCGGCGAGGAGCGCATAGAGCTGGTGGAGCGGGCCAACCGCTACCGCCCCCGGACGTGGGTGTGA
- a CDS encoding FHA domain-containing protein, whose protein sequence is MPTCPNGHQSGSDDWCEVCGHRMAPPGAPSGAVPPPPPPPPGYGYPGPADPGPTAQTELCPQCRTPREAMAPFCEECRYNFLTHTATSYTPVAPPQPQGGLNLPPGFQSQPGPPAPPAQQGPPPPPQQQQQQQQQQRDPFDYQGSRPSQMNRPAEPLGQDRPGDHHQQQPGAFQPQGGPPPPPSPFQQQPGPPAPPAFQPPAPPAPSRPQQTGGGDDWMLPPPSRPQSPPPPPGPQGHQGPQGNQGPPPFPQQQGAGTQGTHPGQPPAPRPGAAPAGWSAVIGPDREYFMAMMQRSGPEATGLNLPAYSPEQHLPLTGGQITIGRRRQSTGQSPDIDLSVPPEDPGVSHQHAVLVQQPDGSWAVVDQNSTNGTTLNGAEEPIQPYVPVPLNDGDRVHVGAWTTITVRRG, encoded by the coding sequence ATGCCGACCTGCCCGAACGGACACCAGTCGGGTTCCGACGACTGGTGCGAGGTCTGCGGCCACCGCATGGCTCCTCCCGGCGCTCCCTCGGGTGCCGTACCGCCGCCCCCGCCACCGCCGCCCGGGTACGGCTATCCCGGCCCGGCCGATCCGGGACCGACGGCCCAGACGGAGCTCTGCCCGCAGTGCCGCACGCCGCGCGAGGCCATGGCCCCGTTCTGCGAGGAGTGCCGGTACAACTTCCTCACGCACACCGCGACGTCGTACACGCCGGTGGCGCCGCCCCAGCCGCAGGGCGGGCTTAACCTCCCGCCGGGCTTCCAGTCGCAGCCGGGTCCGCCCGCTCCGCCGGCGCAGCAGGGCCCCCCGCCGCCTCCGCAGCAGCAGCAGCAGCAGCAGCAGCAGCAGCGTGATCCTTTCGACTACCAGGGCTCGCGGCCCTCGCAGATGAACCGGCCCGCGGAGCCGCTGGGACAGGACCGGCCGGGCGATCACCACCAGCAGCAGCCCGGGGCGTTCCAGCCGCAGGGCGGCCCGCCGCCTCCACCGTCCCCGTTCCAGCAGCAGCCCGGACCTCCGGCCCCGCCGGCGTTCCAGCCGCCCGCGCCGCCCGCGCCGTCGCGGCCCCAGCAGACAGGTGGCGGCGACGACTGGATGCTGCCCCCTCCCTCCCGTCCCCAGTCGCCCCCACCCCCGCCGGGGCCGCAGGGCCATCAGGGACCGCAGGGAAACCAGGGCCCGCCGCCGTTCCCGCAGCAGCAGGGCGCGGGCACGCAGGGCACGCACCCCGGTCAGCCGCCGGCACCCCGGCCCGGCGCCGCGCCGGCGGGCTGGTCGGCCGTGATCGGGCCGGACCGCGAGTACTTCATGGCGATGATGCAGCGCAGCGGCCCCGAGGCCACCGGGCTGAACCTGCCCGCCTACTCTCCCGAGCAGCATCTGCCGCTCACCGGGGGACAGATCACCATCGGACGCCGCCGCCAGTCGACGGGCCAGTCCCCCGACATCGACCTGTCGGTGCCTCCGGAGGACCCGGGTGTCTCGCACCAGCACGCGGTGCTCGTGCAGCAGCCCGACGGATCATGGGCCGTCGTCGACCAGAACTCGACCAACGGCACCACGCTCAACGGCGCCGAGGAGCCGATCCAGCCGTATGTCCCCGTCCCGTTGAACGACGGCGACCGGGTGCACGTCGGCGCCTGGACGACGATCACCGTCCGCCGCGGCTGA